The Streptomyces sp. NBC_00224 genome contains the following window.
CCCGAAGGGGCGCGGGGAGCTGCGCGACCAGCCCAGCACGGTCCGCAGACGAACGCGGGGTCCGGGGCAAAGCCCCGGTGAAGGGGGCTCACACCTCCAGATGGCCCGTGTCGTTCCACCGCTCGATCGCCGGGTCCCCGTACGCCCACCCCAGTACCGACAGCGACGTCGGGTCGAGCTTGATGCGGGCCGCGAAGCCGATCGGCTCGCCGAGCCAGCGCGCCGCGATCGACCGCAGGATGTGCCCGTGCGCGAAGACCAGCACGTCCCGCGAGGCCGACCGCGCCCATGCGACGACCTCGTCCGCCCGGTCCGACACCTGGGCCAGCGTCTCGCCGCCCTCGACCCCGTCGCGCCAGATGAACCAGTCGGGCCGGCCCGCCTTGATCTCGGGCGGGGTGAGCCCCTCGTACGCCCCGTAGTCGAACTCCATCAGCGCGTCCCAGTCGGTCGCCCGCTCGCCGAAGCCCGCCAGGTCGCACGTCTCACGCGCGCGCAGCAGCGGACTCGTGCGCACCTCGACGTCCGCCAGGCCGTCCCACGGCGCCCGGTGCAACCGCTCGCCGAGCAGCTTCGCGCCGCGGCGGCCCTCTTCGAGCAGCGGGATGTCGGTCCGGCCGGTGTGCTTGCCGGCGAGCGACCACTC
Protein-coding sequences here:
- a CDS encoding histidine phosphatase family protein gives rise to the protein MPAAAPRILLARHGQTEWSLAGKHTGRTDIPLLEEGRRGAKLLGERLHRAPWDGLADVEVRTSPLLRARETCDLAGFGERATDWDALMEFDYGAYEGLTPPEIKAGRPDWFIWRDGVEGGETLAQVSDRADEVVAWARSASRDVLVFAHGHILRSIAARWLGEPIGFAARIKLDPTSLSVLGWAYGDPAIERWNDTGHLEV